From one Paenibacillus terrae HPL-003 genomic stretch:
- a CDS encoding SDR family oxidoreductase: protein MILDELELSWKGKESLAGKVALVTGASSGIGASIARKLAKRGAYVAVLARRQERLDELVRDLHQEGLYEVMAIPADIQKAEDVQQAVHAILERWGRLDIIVANAGFGYRSPLAEVDLERWEELYKTNVHGLVLTLKYGLQPMREQAKGDVVIVSSIAAKEVTAGGGLYSATKYGVSAIASALRLETSTQGIRVTAIHPGAVATEFSQVAGYPEQEIRAFASSILPLHPDDVAEAALYALEQPEHVNIPELTIMPSRQVQRFK, encoded by the coding sequence ATGATATTGGATGAGTTGGAGTTATCCTGGAAAGGGAAGGAAAGCCTAGCCGGTAAAGTAGCTTTGGTAACAGGCGCAAGCAGCGGTATTGGGGCATCGATTGCAAGAAAACTGGCAAAGCGAGGCGCATATGTAGCTGTATTGGCACGCCGCCAGGAGCGATTGGACGAATTGGTTCGCGACTTGCACCAAGAGGGATTGTACGAGGTCATGGCAATACCCGCCGATATCCAAAAAGCTGAAGATGTACAGCAGGCGGTCCATGCCATTCTTGAACGCTGGGGGCGGCTTGATATTATCGTTGCCAATGCCGGCTTCGGGTATCGAAGCCCACTGGCAGAAGTGGACCTGGAAAGATGGGAGGAGCTTTACAAGACGAATGTGCACGGTCTTGTCCTGACACTGAAGTACGGGCTTCAGCCAATGAGGGAACAGGCCAAGGGGGATGTTGTCATTGTCTCCTCTATTGCAGCGAAGGAAGTAACTGCCGGAGGAGGACTATACAGCGCTACCAAGTACGGCGTTAGCGCCATAGCCTCCGCCTTGCGTTTGGAGACCAGTACGCAAGGAATCCGTGTAACTGCGATTCACCCCGGGGCGGTGGCGACGGAATTTTCGCAGGTGGCTGGATATCCAGAGCAGGAGATTCGGGCGTTTGCTTCGAGCATTTTGCCGCTGCATCCCGATGATGTTGCAGAAGCTGCCCTTTATGCACTGGAGCAACCGGAGCATGTTAACATTCCGGAGTTGACCATTATGCCTTCGAGGCAGGTCCAGCGGTTCAAATAG
- a CDS encoding glycoside hydrolase family 13 protein, translated as MPKKIWWKEAVVYQIYPISFQDSDGDGKGDLQGILSRLDYLSELGIDVIWICPVYKSPNHDNGYDISDYYAIMDEFGTMEDFDKLLHKAHERGIKIMMDLVLNHTSDEHPWFTESRSSKHNPKRDYYIWRTGKNGRYPNNWESYFSGSVWKYDKLTDEYYMHLYSEHQPDLNWNNEEMVAELYRMVEWWLKKGVDGFRFDAIAHIVKAEGLPDANNPEKRTLVRAYQLFSNLEQVHVLLRMLNERVLERYPLMTVGETSGLGPEQALDYVGDQRHELNMVFQFEHMFIDAEGQGTEKWRPKPWTLVELKKIMSSWQTVLHQEGWNANYLNNHDQPRALSRFGNDGHYRVESGKMLATFTHMLEGTPYIYQGEEIGMTNIAYSSIDDYRDVETLNYYEQQRKLGQPEEQIMAAIWRKSRDNARTPMQWNGGHAAGFTDGEPWMKINDNYTYIHAEAERHNPDSIFHYYRKLIALRKQHEVIVYGEYKLLLPLDTELYVFTRTLGKEHVLVILNFFERDPVFHWPEEEGYPAAKAELLLSNYVPVKGENLQSLKLRPYEARVYKLSLE; from the coding sequence ATGCCTAAAAAGATATGGTGGAAGGAAGCCGTTGTGTATCAGATTTATCCGATTAGCTTTCAGGATTCGGACGGAGACGGAAAAGGAGATTTACAGGGTATTCTGTCCAGGCTGGACTATCTGAGTGAGCTGGGCATTGATGTCATCTGGATTTGCCCGGTGTACAAATCGCCCAATCATGATAACGGCTACGATATTAGCGATTATTATGCCATTATGGATGAATTCGGAACGATGGAGGATTTTGATAAACTCCTTCACAAGGCGCATGAACGAGGTATCAAAATTATGATGGATCTGGTATTAAATCATACCTCAGATGAGCATCCATGGTTTACGGAGTCACGCTCGTCCAAGCACAATCCGAAACGAGACTACTACATATGGCGAACAGGCAAAAATGGCAGATATCCGAACAATTGGGAATCGTATTTTTCCGGCTCTGTGTGGAAATATGACAAGCTTACAGACGAATATTACATGCATCTGTATTCCGAGCATCAGCCGGATCTCAACTGGAACAATGAAGAAATGGTCGCTGAACTGTACCGCATGGTGGAATGGTGGCTGAAAAAGGGAGTCGATGGCTTCCGGTTTGATGCCATTGCTCATATTGTCAAAGCCGAAGGGCTGCCGGACGCCAATAATCCCGAGAAACGGACTTTGGTACGGGCCTATCAGCTTTTTTCCAATTTGGAACAGGTGCATGTGCTTCTTCGCATGCTGAATGAAAGGGTGCTGGAGCGTTATCCCTTAATGACCGTCGGTGAGACATCAGGCTTGGGCCCTGAACAGGCACTCGATTATGTAGGGGATCAGCGACATGAACTGAATATGGTTTTCCAGTTTGAACACATGTTTATAGATGCCGAGGGACAGGGAACAGAAAAGTGGAGACCCAAGCCGTGGACACTGGTAGAGCTTAAAAAAATTATGAGTAGCTGGCAGACGGTGCTTCATCAGGAAGGCTGGAATGCGAATTATCTGAACAACCATGATCAGCCGCGCGCCCTCTCGCGATTCGGAAATGATGGACATTACCGTGTGGAGTCGGGCAAAATGCTGGCAACCTTCACGCATATGCTCGAAGGTACGCCGTACATTTATCAGGGCGAGGAAATCGGCATGACGAATATCGCTTACTCGTCGATTGATGATTACCGGGACGTGGAGACGTTGAATTATTATGAACAGCAACGGAAGCTTGGCCAACCGGAAGAGCAGATTATGGCGGCCATTTGGAGAAAAAGCCGGGATAATGCGCGGACGCCTATGCAGTGGAATGGAGGGCATGCGGCCGGGTTTACCGATGGAGAGCCATGGATGAAAATCAACGATAACTACACGTACATCCACGCTGAGGCGGAAAGACATAACCCGGATTCGATTTTTCACTATTATCGTAAGCTGATTGCCCTGCGTAAACAACATGAGGTGATTGTTTATGGTGAATATAAGCTGCTGTTGCCGCTGGATACTGAGTTGTATGTGTTTACCCGCACGTTGGGGAAGGAGCATGTGCTAGTCATTTTGAATTTCTTTGAGCGTGACCCGGTGTTCCACTGGCCTGAGGAGGAGGGCTATCCTGCCGCCAAAGCGGAGCTGCTTCTATCCAACTACGTGCCGGTAAAAGGGGAGAATCTGCAATCCTTGAAGCTGCGCCCTTATGAAGCCAGAGTGTATAAGTTAAGCTTGGAATAA
- the pdaA gene encoding delta-lactam-biosynthetic de-N-acetylase codes for MKRIFALWLCVAVLGMLAVTGNSALAAQTVDEQPYHFGFKKSKGGELPSIAQEGFMHLIEKQGGIFLGDTTKKELFLTFDNGYENGFTPKVLDVLKAKKVPAAFFVTGHFVKDQPALMRRMASEGHIIGNHSWSHPDMSTISSTEIRSELDRVRNASAELTGQKEMKYVRPPRGIFSEKALASCREAGYTSVFWSVAYKDWDTNIQQGTDYAYRQVMNQLHPGAVILLHSVSKDNTEALGSIIDEARKQGYEFKSLDDLKVKHYH; via the coding sequence ATGAAACGAATATTTGCCTTGTGGCTATGCGTTGCGGTTTTGGGAATGTTGGCTGTTACGGGTAATTCCGCGCTAGCTGCTCAAACTGTTGACGAACAGCCTTATCATTTTGGATTCAAAAAAAGCAAGGGGGGCGAACTGCCTTCTATCGCACAGGAGGGCTTTATGCACCTGATTGAAAAACAGGGTGGCATCTTTCTCGGAGATACTACCAAAAAAGAACTATTTCTCACCTTTGACAACGGCTATGAGAATGGATTTACGCCCAAGGTGCTGGATGTATTAAAGGCCAAAAAGGTTCCGGCCGCCTTCTTTGTAACCGGACATTTTGTGAAGGATCAGCCAGCTTTGATGCGCCGCATGGCGAGTGAGGGCCATATTATTGGCAACCATTCATGGAGTCATCCTGATATGAGTACCATTTCTTCGACAGAGATCCGGTCTGAGCTGGATCGGGTACGAAATGCATCGGCAGAGCTCACTGGACAAAAGGAAATGAAATACGTTCGCCCGCCTCGCGGCATTTTTAGCGAAAAGGCATTGGCCTCCTGCCGGGAAGCGGGATATACAAGCGTATTCTGGTCTGTGGCTTACAAGGACTGGGATACGAATATCCAGCAAGGAACAGACTATGCCTATCGTCAGGTCATGAATCAGCTCCATCCTGGAGCGGTCATTCTGCTCCATTCCGTATCCAAGGACAATACCGAGGCGCTGGGTTCGATTATTGACGAAGCCCGCAAGCAAGGGTATGAGTTCAAAAGCCTGGACGACCTTAAGGTTAAGCATTACCACTAA
- a CDS encoding methionine ABC transporter ATP-binding protein translates to MIELKNVSKTYVRKGLSIEALKNINIKVDKGDIFGFIGFSGAGKSTLIRLVNRLEKVTSGEVIVEGERLNTYSTSGLRKVRKKIGMIFQHFNLLESKTVFDNIAIPLVLLKRNKREIEQRVKELLEFTGLSDKANSYPSELSGGQKQRVGIARALASNPSILLCDEATSALDPQTTQSILDLLRKINKEYKITILIITHEMSVIQRICNKVAVMEKGEIIEQGNVLDVFGQPQHQTTQSFVRTVIHDKVPDSVLQTFEQQESQRIYKLEFIGQAASEPVVHELIRQHEVYVNILFANMTEIQETTIGYMTIQLRGEEHAVQQAVDFIKSKGVNIQEVKGI, encoded by the coding sequence ATGATTGAACTCAAAAATGTATCCAAAACCTATGTGAGAAAAGGCTTAAGCATAGAAGCGCTAAAAAATATAAATATCAAAGTGGATAAAGGTGATATCTTCGGCTTTATTGGATTCAGCGGCGCAGGTAAAAGTACGCTGATCCGGTTGGTTAACCGTCTTGAGAAGGTCACCAGCGGGGAGGTTATTGTCGAAGGAGAGCGGTTGAATACTTATTCGACATCAGGGCTTCGGAAGGTAAGAAAGAAGATCGGAATGATTTTTCAGCATTTCAATCTGCTGGAGTCGAAAACGGTGTTCGACAATATTGCGATTCCGCTGGTGCTGCTCAAGCGCAACAAGCGGGAGATTGAGCAGCGGGTAAAAGAGTTGCTGGAGTTCACAGGCTTGTCTGACAAGGCGAACAGCTATCCGAGTGAGCTTTCCGGTGGTCAGAAGCAGCGTGTCGGTATTGCGCGGGCGCTGGCGAGCAACCCGTCTATCCTGCTCTGTGATGAGGCGACTTCGGCGCTTGATCCGCAGACCACGCAGTCGATTCTGGATTTGCTTCGTAAAATCAACAAGGAATACAAGATCACTATTCTGATCATCACGCATGAGATGTCAGTCATTCAGCGGATTTGCAACAAGGTTGCTGTCATGGAAAAGGGTGAAATCATCGAGCAGGGCAATGTGCTGGATGTATTCGGACAGCCACAGCACCAGACGACGCAAAGCTTTGTGCGCACGGTTATTCATGATAAGGTGCCGGATAGTGTGCTGCAGACGTTTGAGCAGCAAGAATCACAGCGGATTTACAAGCTGGAATTTATCGGACAGGCTGCCTCCGAGCCGGTGGTTCATGAATTGATTCGGCAGCATGAGGTCTATGTGAACATTTTGTTTGCCAATATGACGGAAATACAAGAGACGACAATTGGCTATATGACGATCCAACTGCGTGGCGAGGAGCATGCTGTTCAGCAGGCTGTTGATTTTATCAAGAGTAAAGGGGTCAACATTCAGGAGGTGAAGGGCATATGA
- a CDS encoding methionine ABC transporter permease, giving the protein MMITGTSITWDQLWEALYQSLLMVSVSLFIGALIGIPIGILLVITRPGGILENKWFYGIFNPIINIVRSLPFIILLVAIIPLTRLIVNTSIGTSAAIVPLIFYIAPYIGRLVENSLLEVNPGILEAADAMGATPFQVIRYFLLPEAFSSLILSLTTAAIGLIGATAMAGAVGGGGIGDLAISYGYQRFDTIVTLIAVVILVVFVQGVQSLGNLLSRKVRRG; this is encoded by the coding sequence ATGATGATTACGGGAACCTCTATAACCTGGGATCAACTGTGGGAGGCTTTGTATCAATCCTTGCTCATGGTCAGCGTCTCGTTGTTCATTGGCGCATTGATCGGTATACCTATCGGTATTTTGCTGGTCATTACTCGTCCGGGCGGGATTCTAGAGAACAAATGGTTTTACGGTATTTTTAATCCGATTATCAACATTGTTCGTTCCTTACCGTTTATCATATTGCTGGTAGCGATCATTCCGTTGACGCGTCTAATTGTGAATACATCCATTGGGACCAGCGCGGCGATTGTTCCGTTGATTTTCTATATTGCGCCATATATCGGCAGGCTGGTCGAAAATTCGCTGCTTGAGGTTAATCCGGGCATATTGGAAGCTGCGGACGCGATGGGAGCGACCCCTTTTCAGGTCATTCGTTACTTCTTGCTCCCCGAAGCATTCAGCTCCCTTATTCTGTCGTTAACGACAGCCGCAATCGGCTTGATTGGAGCCACTGCCATGGCAGGCGCGGTCGGTGGCGGCGGGATTGGAGATCTGGCGATATCGTATGGCTATCAGCGATTCGATACGATTGTTACGTTAATTGCCGTCGTGATTCTTGTCGTATTTGTGCAAGGTGTTCAGTCCTTGGGTAACCTATTGTCCCGTAAAGTACGCAGGGGTTGA
- a CDS encoding WG repeat-containing protein, whose product MKKKLALALLLLCTAFSTTSTGFASSSTPTLEVSQTSLDYNMVIPESDGNFHDGLLFAEQSNGSLVYYNAKGKEAFILPDYISPVSDFNEQRALVKNNKTNLYGFINTKGQLAIPCQYTDAGHFSEGLAHVITADTKSDLLIDRTGKTVTRLTQKYSSDYHFTYGMALVYNPKGDKIGFINKKGQLAIPYHYATSRGFYEGLALVKNSKGMYGYIDTTGKVVVPLQYKSGGDFSEGLAAVQNTKGQWGFINKKGKNVIPFRYTDASYFSEGLAAVYNQNGKVGFIDPKGKLVIGYQNYTRAESFKEGIALVGVGTNSDGKFGYIDRQGKLLTKLQYLNISSSFADGYAVASKEQGIAFLLTKHLLLK is encoded by the coding sequence ATGAAAAAAAAGTTAGCATTAGCTTTACTACTGTTATGTACTGCATTCTCAACGACGAGCACAGGCTTCGCATCTAGCAGCACGCCAACTCTTGAAGTTTCTCAAACATCTCTCGACTATAATATGGTTATACCTGAAAGTGACGGGAACTTTCATGATGGCTTGCTATTTGCGGAACAATCCAACGGCTCGCTCGTGTACTATAACGCGAAAGGGAAAGAGGCCTTTATCCTCCCCGACTATATCTCACCTGTCAGCGATTTTAACGAGCAACGTGCGCTGGTTAAAAACAATAAAACGAATTTGTACGGCTTCATTAACACGAAAGGACAACTGGCTATCCCTTGCCAATATACAGATGCAGGTCATTTCTCCGAAGGCTTGGCCCACGTCATAACAGCAGATACCAAAAGTGATCTACTCATCGACCGAACAGGAAAGACCGTTACCCGTTTGACGCAAAAATATAGTTCAGATTATCATTTCACATATGGCATGGCTCTGGTATACAATCCAAAAGGCGATAAAATCGGGTTTATCAATAAAAAAGGACAATTAGCTATTCCTTATCACTATGCCACTTCCCGTGGATTTTACGAAGGGCTGGCTCTGGTCAAAAACAGTAAAGGAATGTATGGGTACATTGATACGACGGGTAAAGTTGTTGTTCCTCTGCAATATAAATCCGGGGGCGATTTCTCCGAAGGGCTGGCTGCCGTGCAAAACACCAAAGGTCAGTGGGGCTTTATCAATAAGAAGGGAAAGAACGTTATTCCTTTTCGGTATACGGATGCGAGTTATTTTAGCGAAGGTCTAGCCGCTGTTTATAATCAAAACGGCAAAGTCGGTTTCATTGATCCCAAAGGAAAATTGGTCATTGGTTATCAGAATTACACCCGAGCCGAGTCTTTCAAGGAAGGCATTGCCCTCGTTGGTGTTGGAACGAATTCTGACGGTAAGTTCGGCTACATTGACCGCCAAGGCAAGCTGCTGACCAAACTTCAATATTTGAATATATCCTCCTCTTTTGCGGATGGCTACGCCGTGGCATCGAAAGAACAGGGTATTGCATTTCTCCTCACCAAGCACTTACTTTTAAAATAA